The following proteins are encoded in a genomic region of Rhinolophus ferrumequinum isolate MPI-CBG mRhiFer1 chromosome 17, mRhiFer1_v1.p, whole genome shotgun sequence:
- the LOC117036725 gene encoding 60S ribosomal protein L39 produces MSSHKTFRIKRFLAKKQKQNRPIPQWIRMKTGNKIRYNSKRRHWRRTKLGL; encoded by the coding sequence ATGTCTTCTCACAAGACTTTCAGGATCAAGCGTTTCCTGgccaagaaacaaaagcagaatcgGCCCATTCCCCAATGGATTCGGATGAAAACTGGTAATAAAATCAGGTACAACTCCAAGAGGAGACATTGGAGAAGAACCAAGCTGGGTCTATAA